The following are encoded in a window of Chaetodon auriga isolate fChaAug3 chromosome 24, fChaAug3.hap1, whole genome shotgun sequence genomic DNA:
- the LOC143317088 gene encoding doublesex- and mab-3-related transcription factor A1-like encodes MDSRIRPLGLAGHTASPLGGLTVPPSLLRPPPLFLRACNPALERGYPRTPKCARCRNHGVVSALKGHKRFCRWRDCVCAKCTLIAERQRVMAAQVALRRQQAQEESEARELRLLYPGSGIGGETGIPQGSPVGPGVPAVTGSTPTAPSFDVIAAENQKDEDKLSKYNFYNGFVGRPLFAAHSARLPSPNDRKDLSPTKDNTTSSTGDRASPSPVFDHMESPQRSLSSSDPESGGEMEKPKDFPRLDRDPTDIMAKIFPHQKRDTLESMVRTCKGDIVRSIELVLSSKESKSDSDSVSLANHPNTLRPSAGVPGALGALGNKSAFSPLHMPPTAAGGDSLYGLSPRLAVSPLRLAYSSANGGMAGFMSPYVPSGLMPVFPLRPPLDSYSFPGMIRDLSYLQSKESLCSTGLYSRFNSEK; translated from the exons ATGGACAGCAGGATCAGACCGCTTGGCCTGGCCGGGCACACCGCCAGCCCGCTCGGTGGTTTAACGGTGCCCCCTTCCCTGCTACGACCTCCGCCTCTCTTCCTCCGGGCTTGTAACCCCGCGCTGGAGAGGGGGTACCCCCGCACCCCGAAGTGCGCCAGGTGCAGAAACCACGGTGTGGTCTCCGCGCTCAAAGGCCACAAGCGCTTCTGCCGCTGGAGAGACTGCGTGTGCGCAAAGTGCACTCTGATCGCGGAGAGGCAGCGGGTGATGGCCGCGCAGGTGGCCCTGAGGAGGCAGCAGGCCCAGGAGGAGAGCGAGGCCCGGGAGCTCCGGCTCTTGTACCCCGGCTCGGGGATCGGCGGGGAGACAGGGATCCCTCAGGGCTCACCCGTAGGCCCCGGGGTGCCAGCAGTTACCGGCAGCACTCCAACAGCTCCCAGTTTTGATGTTATTGCAGCGGAGAACCAAAAAGATG aGGACAAATTGAGCAAGTACAACTTTTACAACGGATTCGTGGGTCGGCCCCTGTTTGCTGCCCACTCCGCACGGCTGCCCTCTCCAAACGACAGGAAGGACCTGTCTCCAACCAAGGACAACACCACCTCATCCACGGGTGACAGGGCAAGTCCATCCCCGGTGTTTGATCACATGGAGAGTCCACAGAGGTCGCTTTCCTCCTCGGATCCGGAGTCAGGCGGCGAGATGGAGAAACCCAAGGACTTCCCGAGACTGGACCGGGACCCCACTGACATCATGGCCAAGATATTCCCCCATCAGAAACGTGACACCCTGGAGTCTATGGTGAGAACATGCAAAGGCGACATTGTCAGATCCATTGAACTGGTGCTGAGCTCCAAAGAGAGCAAAAGTGACTCTGACAGCGTGTCTCTGGCTAATCACCCAAACACACTCAGGCCGTCTGCCGGGGTGCCTGGAGCGCTCGGTGCTCTGGGGAACAAGTCTGCTTTCTCCCCGCTCCACATGCCACCCACGGCCGCCGGGGGAGACAGTCTGTACGGGCTCAGCCCTCGCCTCGCTGTCAGCCCCCTGCGGCTGGCCTACTCCTCTGCAAACGGTGGCATGGCAGGTTTTATGTCTCCATACGTGCCATCTGGACTGATGCCCGTGTTTCCACTGCGTCCACCCTTGGACTCATATTCCTTCCCGGGCATGATCCGAGACCTCTCTTACCTTCAGAGCAAGGAGTCACTATGCAGTACAGGTCTTTACTCACGatttaacagtgaaaaatga